The Hymenobacter sp. DG01 sequence CGCAATATGTACCGCTGGCACCGCATCATCGGGCTGCTGACGGTGGTACCGGTTATCCTCTGGACCCTCAGCGGCCTCGCGCACCCACTGATGAGCAACTGGCTGCGGCCGAAAATAGCCCGCGAAGCTTTGGTGCCTACCCCCTTGGCCAAGCCAAAGGTGGCGTTGCGGCAGGTGCTGACGCAGAATCAGATTGCCAGCCTACGTAGTGTGCGCGTGGTGCAGTGGCAGGAGCAGCAGGCGTACCAGGTGCAGCTAGGCACCGAAGCGCCTACTGCCGTGCCGCGCTATTTCAGCGCCGAAACGGGGCAGCCCTTGCCTGTCAGCGCCGACCGGCAGTACGCCGAGCAACTGGCCCGCTATTTCACCCAAGACTCTACGGCGCAAGTGAGCAGCGCCGTGCGCATCACCGGCTTCGACCAGGAGTATAAGTTTGTGAACCGCCTGCTGCCCGTGTGGCGCATTGCCCTCGACCGGCCCGACGGGTTGGTAGTGTACGTGGAAACGGCCCCGGCCCGGCTGGCTACGTTCAACAACGCCAGCCGCAGCGCCTTCATTCGGGTGTTCGACTTGTTCCACAACTGGTCGTGGCTGGAGTTGATAGGCAACAATACGTTCCAGGTACTGACCATGCTGGTGCTGCTGGGTATCATCATCGCCTCGGCCGTGAGTGGGCTGGTGATTTACGGGTTCATGTGGAATAAATTCCGCAAGCCCCGCAATGCCCAGGACCGGGTAGGCTGGCTGCGCAAGTACCACCGGCAGGTAGGGTTGGCCGTGGCCTTGGTTACGTTCACCTTCGCGGGCAGCGGGGCCTTCCACGTCTACCTCAAGCTTCACCCCGACGACAGGCTGCGTTACCAGCACGCGCCCGCCGTGCTTACCCCCGCCTTGGCCGTGGACCTCACGGAGTTGCCTCTGGCCTGGGAATCGGTGCAACAGGTAACCTTGGCGGAGTTGAACGGACAGGTGTACTACCAGGTATTCCTGCTTCCGGCAGAAAAGCCCACCGGCCCGGCGGCCGGCGCCAGCACCGGCCAGCCAGTGGAAGCGGTGCGCGCTACCCCCGTAGTCTACTACAATGCCGCTACCGGCCAGCTGCTGCCCGACGGCGCCACTCACTACGCGGCGTTTCTGGCTAACACCTTCCTGCAACAAGCCGGGGGTGGTGCTACCCCTGCCATGAGCGGCAAACCTACCCTGGTGGATCATTTCGAAGGCGAGTACGGCTTCATCAACAAGCGCCTGCCCGTTATGAAAGTGGCCTACAATACCCCGCAGAAAACCACCTTGTACGTGGAACCCGCTACCGGCCGCCTCGCCGCCCGCGTCGAGAATGTAGCCCGCTACGAAGGCCTGAGCTTCGCCTTCCTGCACAAGTACCACGCCGCCGGGGAGCTGGGCAAAAACATCCGTGACATCATCACGATGCTGGCTGCCGCCGGCGTATTGGCCGTGTCGGTGCTGGGCTTGTGGCTATTTATCAAGATGAAATGAGCGTCCCAATGAACTTGAGTTTACGGCTGCGTTACGCAGCTCTTTCCCTGCTCGCAGTGGCCTGCCAGCCCCAAGAAAATCAGCCGCTGGAAAGCAAAACACCCGCTACCCGTGCGGCCGTTATGCGCCACCACGACGAGCTGATGGCCCGCATGGATGGACTCATATCGGAACGCCAGCGCCTCGCCGCCCAGCTCGTTGGCCTGGATTCTACTACCACCTCGGGCCAAGCCAAAGCCGAGCGCCTGCACCGCATCATCAGGGGCTTGCGCCGCGCCGATGCCGCCATGATGACCTGGATGCACCAGTACAAAGAACCCGACACTGTGCAGCTGACCGCCCACCAATACGAGGATTTTTGGGCTGCCGAAGCGCAGGAGCTAACGGATTTAGAACGCCAGATGACCGCTGCCCTGGATTCGGCCAAAGCTGTGAGGTAAGTATCTGACTATAATAGTTTATGTAGCACGCATGCCCGTGTCACTGGTTTAATCAACAGTGGCCCGGGCATACGCATTGTACAGGCTACGTAGATAGTAACGATATAGTATTGGCTTAACTGCTGAAAGCCGAAGAATGAATACGAGTAAGGGCCAGCAAAACCTTTGGTTTGTACTGGCCAAAGATTAATTCGAACGAAGGATTTGCATTTCTGAAAATTCCGCTTGTACATTTACAGCACCAATTCTTTCTCTCACAAAGGATTGTTTTTATACAGAGGCGCGGAGAGACAGGCTCGATGAACCGCCGACAACCCCCGGAACATCCGGAACGGTGCCAAGTCCTGACCATATAAAAACAACAACGCCGTGAAGTCCTTCACCAGCATCCCCAGCAGTACCCATCGTCACGTTGCGCCTCAGCCTGCCTGTTGTGGCCTGATGCGTGGCCTCGTCTGTATGCGGATGCTGGGCATGGGCTGCTAAGGCGGAGGGAGATTCCCTTACTTGCTTTTTGCTTGCTCCGGTAGGGTAGTGCGGTAGCGCGCAACTTTCCTACGCATTACCCGGGCCTGTCAGGCCTGAGGGCTTTCCTTGTCGGCCGGTTACTTCGGCTGCCGAGTAGCCGCCCCGCGGCGCTTTCTCTTCCTGTAAACCGCTAGTTCCGTTGGCTCCCGCCGACCGAATAGCTTCCGGCTGTGCACGAGCCGGATTTGGGCAGAAGGCTTCCGCTCCTGGGTTTTCACCCCTTTGCGTCCACTTCCAGCTTTGCCAACGCGGCCCCCGTGCCGGGGCTGGCCGGGAAGTGGTGTGCTCACCTTCCAACTCTTTCCTGCATATGAAATCCTCTACCCTTCTGGCGGTGCCAGCAGTGGTGGCAGGCCTGGCCCCAGCGAGCTTCGCCCAGACGGCCGCCTCCACCGTAACTGGTACCATTGTGGATGCCACGGACCGCAGCCCCTTGCCGGGCGTGACGGTAGTGGTGAAAGGCACCACCGTGGGTGCCTCCACCGGGCCCGATGGCTCGTTCTCTCTGACCCTGCCGCCCGGCAGCACTATCCTGACCATCAGCGCCGTGGGCTACGAAAGCCAGGCCGTGGCAGCTACCGGCGGCCCCATCAACGTAGCCCTGAAAGCTGATGTGAAGCAGCTCTCGGAAGTGGTGGTAACGGGCTACAGCGAGCAAAACCGCAAAACCCTGACCAGCGCCATTAGCTCGGTGAAGGGCGACGCGCTCAAGGATATTCCGGCGGCCAGCCCCGACCAACTGCTGCAGGGCAAAGCGCCCGGCGTGCAGGTATCGGCCAACTCGGGGGTGCCGGGGGGCGGGGTGTTCATCCGCATCCGGGGTAGTAACTCCGTGAATGCCAGCAATGACCCGCTGTACGTGGTGGATGGGGTATTCATCAACAACACCAACCTGATTGCCACCGGTCTGGGCAACCAGGTATCCAGCAACCCGCTGGCCGACATCAACCCCCAGGACATTGAGAGCATCGAAATCCTGAAGGACGCCAACGCCACAGCCATTTACGGTTCGAGGGGGGCCAACGGGGTAGTACTCATCACCACCAAACGTGGCAAGGCCGGCGACAAAACCCGTATCACCTTCAATACCTACCACGGCTGGTCGAAGGCACCCAAGCAGTATGAGCTGGTGAGCGGCCAGGAGCTGGCCCAGCTGGAAAACGAGCGGTTCCTGAACGACGGCGGCAACCCCACTCAACTGCCCTACCGCTCGGTGGCCTCCGGGGGGCGCGGCCTGCCCGAGGAGCAGCAAACCTACGACCGGCTCTCTGATGTGTTCCGCACAGCCCAAACCCAGAGCTATGAGCTGTCGGCGGCTGGGGGCTCAGCCAAAACGCAGTTCTACGTGGGGGGCGGGTATTTCCGGCAAGAAAGCATTGCCCGGCCCACCAACTTCGACCGGTTTAGCCTCCGCGTAAACCTGGATAACTCCGTGACGGATAGGCTGCGCATCGGCACGAGCACGGCCCTCACGCGCACCCACCGCAACGTGAGCAGCAACGACAACAACCCGGTGGGGGTCATCAACTCGGCCCTGTTTCCGCGCACCAATCTGCCCATCTACAACCCCGACGGTACCTACGCCAAGTACGGCTCCTTCGACAACCACCAGGCCCTGATTGGCAACCTGAACAACGACGCGGTGGGCTCGCGCGTCATCTCGAACGTGTACGGGCAGTACCAGTTTGGCAAGCACCTGACCTTGCGCAGCAGTTGGAGCATCGACTTCAACGACATGTATGAGAACAACTTCAACAACACGCTCATCCTGGCCGGGCAGCCCCGGGGCACGGCTACCTCCTTCCTGTCGCGCGACATTACCTTGCTCAACGAGCAGACCCTAAACTACTCGGTGGATTTCGGGGAAAACCACTCCCTGCAGGCCTTGGTGGGTAATACTATCCAGAAAAATACCTTTCAGCGCACCAGCCTTTCGGGCCAGCAATTCCCGAGCAACGACCTGACCAGCATCGCCTCGGCAGCTACTCAAACGGGCTCTTCGTCCCGCTCCCAGGCAGGGCTGCTGTCGTTTTTTGGCAAGGCTACCTACAGCTTCAAGCAGCGCTATACCGCCGACGTGAGCTTGCGGGCCGACGCTTCCTCCCGCTTCGGGGCCGACAACCGCT is a genomic window containing:
- a CDS encoding TonB-dependent receptor, with the translated sequence MKSSTLLAVPAVVAGLAPASFAQTAASTVTGTIVDATDRSPLPGVTVVVKGTTVGASTGPDGSFSLTLPPGSTILTISAVGYESQAVAATGGPINVALKADVKQLSEVVVTGYSEQNRKTLTSAISSVKGDALKDIPAASPDQLLQGKAPGVQVSANSGVPGGGVFIRIRGSNSVNASNDPLYVVDGVFINNTNLIATGLGNQVSSNPLADINPQDIESIEILKDANATAIYGSRGANGVVLITTKRGKAGDKTRITFNTYHGWSKAPKQYELVSGQELAQLENERFLNDGGNPTQLPYRSVASGGRGLPEEQQTYDRLSDVFRTAQTQSYELSAAGGSAKTQFYVGGGYFRQESIARPTNFDRFSLRVNLDNSVTDRLRIGTSTALTRTHRNVSSNDNNPVGVINSALFPRTNLPIYNPDGTYAKYGSFDNHQALIGNLNNDAVGSRVISNVYGQYQFGKHLTLRSSWSIDFNDMYENNFNNTLILAGQPRGTATSFLSRDITLLNEQTLNYSVDFGENHSLQALVGNTIQKNTFQRTSLSGQQFPSNDLTSIASAATQTGSSSRSQAGLLSFFGKATYSFKQRYTADVSLRADASSRFGADNRWGYFPAVGLGWRLSEEEFIKNLNVFQELKLRGSVGKTGNQAGISDFAARGLVQGGANYLDLPGTTPLQLANPNLSWESTRQWNVGLDAAVLQSRLLLELNYYDKYTSGLLLNVPVPRKTGFASVVENYGAVSNKGFEVQLTANWLPSASAVQWSTTFNVARNVNRIEKLAAPITSGSRDIFRLEEGAPLYSFWLYHQTGVNPETGDAQYQDVNGDGQLSVADRKLVGNAWPDYFGGVINSVTYKGLDFGFTLNFEQGAKIMNMNRFFLVHGGTQSNIGYLREQLDRWQRPGDQTDIPRLTTNPASNNYGGVVQNLSDRYLEDGSFLRLRTLSLGYTVPKEVAAKAHLNSLRLYVQAANLLTITPYSGIDPEVNSQSGVANTKNIDWATVPQPRTFQVGLTVGL
- a CDS encoding PepSY domain-containing protein; translated protein: MQTTQQTAPAVRAAGPIKRVVQRNMYRWHRIIGLLTVVPVILWTLSGLAHPLMSNWLRPKIAREALVPTPLAKPKVALRQVLTQNQIASLRSVRVVQWQEQQAYQVQLGTEAPTAVPRYFSAETGQPLPVSADRQYAEQLARYFTQDSTAQVSSAVRITGFDQEYKFVNRLLPVWRIALDRPDGLVVYVETAPARLATFNNASRSAFIRVFDLFHNWSWLELIGNNTFQVLTMLVLLGIIIASAVSGLVIYGFMWNKFRKPRNAQDRVGWLRKYHRQVGLAVALVTFTFAGSGAFHVYLKLHPDDRLRYQHAPAVLTPALAVDLTELPLAWESVQQVTLAELNGQVYYQVFLLPAEKPTGPAAGASTGQPVEAVRATPVVYYNAATGQLLPDGATHYAAFLANTFLQQAGGGATPAMSGKPTLVDHFEGEYGFINKRLPVMKVAYNTPQKTTLYVEPATGRLAARVENVARYEGLSFAFLHKYHAAGELGKNIRDIITMLAAAGVLAVSVLGLWLFIKMK